From the Candidozyma auris chromosome 2, complete sequence genome, the window AAAATACGTCTTGCAAGATTCTGCTCACGCTCCCTTCAAATTCCAGAAGATGACTTATTCGCCATACTTGTACCCTACAGCACTCTATGAAAAAGCGATGTTTGTATGGCTTTTAAAATCAAAGGATGATGCAGGAAGAGCCATCAATGAAAGTGTCAGCtggttgaagaaagcgGAGACCACATCTGACATTGGAGACTACGAGTTGAGCAACAGAACCAGTATGCGTATCAAGGCAGCTTCAGAGAGATTGGAGCTGTTGAAGGAGCAACTATGATGAGGTTTAGTTGAAGTAGTTATCTACCATCGTGTAAGCGACATTAACGCGGAAGGCAACGGTGAGTATCCAAACAATCGCCAACAAAGGTAGAATGCCAGCGATAATTATGAGCTGTAGTACTTTGGCAGGATTTGTTCCAGAGCCTGATCTTGTGACGGTTAGGCTGTTGAAAAAGGGAAGGGAATTGAAGCCGTAAAAAGTGATGACGAAGTAGTAACCGACCGCCCCAAAGTACAATGTATTTCCCAACAATAGAGAGATGAACGATTTCTTGCTGTTTATAAGCGGTAGTAAGAAGAACTGCAACAAGTATAATAGACACCAGATCATTAGGAAGGAATTGCAATGAACGTCAAAGCAAAAGGTCCAGTCGATGTAGTTGACATTGTACCTTGAAGCAGCTGAGAATGCATGCGGGATAGAAAACAGTGGATTGGCAAGCTTATTGGTGAGAAGCCACAGAATCGTGGCGATGAAGAATCCCGTCAAGTAGAAGTCTATGCATACCATATTAAAGATCAACTTCACAATATCCCAAAAATGAGGCAGGTAAGCAGCACCCCACGCAATTGCACTCACAGATAGAAGCACCGTAAGcaatatcaagaaggaTGGGTCATCTCTGGCGTAAGAAGACTTGCGGCTATTTTGCTGCTTGTAGGTATAGTTTGATCTGTACATCTTTTTAGGGTTCACGATCAAGTGGAACACCTCCCATGTTGCTGTTTCAAAGTCAAGGGTTTTGGGCTTGAAGAGTCTTTTGAACAATCTTTTCCAATTGCCCAACACTCCAAGTCTATCAGGAGTTCTAGCTGGAGCAAACGCACTAGTTGTATTTCTTGAGGACGACTCGGCAAACGAAGTTGCCGAAATTGAACCAGGCGTTTTGAACTCTCGAGGCAGACTGGCTGCCTGAGGAAACAAGTCCTGATAGGCATAAGGTAAATTGCCTCGTTTGCTCATTTGAGGTTTATTTGGCGAGAAGGCTTGAATTGGCTGAGTATACGTTCATATGAGATCAAGGTGCGAACAAGGAACTGTGAGACATGAGAGTGTATGTGACGCAAAAGGAGGAAAGATGAATAGGAAAAGATAAAGAGAACATGAGGATTTGTTGTGAACGATTTGGGCTTGTGTTACGTATCCGTTGATTCTTGAAGCGTGCTACACCTAATTGAATATTTGAAGCTTATATCTGTTGTGGGTTGGTTGTAGAAGATTGTACGAGCTTTTGCACCCAACCGTGAAAAAGGGAGGTTTGTAATGTACGAGATTCTCTTGGATCACTATAAGATACGGCAACAGGTATTCCTGTAATTCTGAACACCTGAATGAGAGATATGTTAAGGTGTAAGATGAAATTATGTATTCATAACGTCAACACTAATTCTCTCTCAATTCGTGAATGCAGTCACCGGAAATGCAGACAAAGAGGTATTTGATTATTTTCTACTTCTTCACATATGCACCAagagctttctcttcaatcgCTGGAAGCTACAGCCTTAGAAGACTAAGCTACTCACTTCTATCCTCTAGCAACGGGCGAATCGCAAAAATCTCATACAAGAGACAGTACAAATGCAAAGCCCAATACTGCGTCATTGGCGCTTCTTTCAACACGTTGCCGACCATGACATGCCACAAGGCAAACATCGCCGCAAGAATCGGGTGTCTTCTGCGAAGATCCCTGAATGAAAGCACCTCATATCCTGTTGGAGCGTACCCAGGATcggagaagaaggagcgGCCCCGAGGAGAGTCTACGCCGAGCAATTCGTCAATATGCGGTCGTAAGAGTGGATACTGGGCAACGCTGCGCTCGAAATCTCTAATTTGGGCTCTGTAAAAGACATAGTCGATGAGCATgacttcattttcatcttgCCTCACAACTGATGCATTAGCAGACATCGTTGAGTACCTGAACAGTCCTCTAATCCTGGAGAAATGGCCGATTTGATGGCGTCTAGCACGAAACTCGGTCGGATAACTGCGAATTGGCTGGGTATCATAATCAAGGGCCCATTCATTACTGCCACCGGTACTGCTTCCGCTGATTTCGTCATCGTTACCATTATCGTTATCGTCGTCGCTATTGTGGCCCTCGTTGTCGTTATTATGATTCAGACTCTGCCTAGCCGCCTTGTCGGATCTAGCTGAGTTCGTAGGGAGTTTCATAGCTCGAAAAGGAATAATTGTGATAAGATAAActttgggtgcaaaaaagcTCGCAGCCCTCATAGCACCGAGGAAGTAGTGGATGCAAATGACACCCCTGCGAGGTACAAACATATTTTGGTGTTCGTGAATTCAATGGCTGAAGTAGATATTAAGAATACTTGCATGAAATACCTCAAGcgtggaaaagaaaatttggGCTATTCAACCTTCACTCTGCTCTCTGGAGATGTGTGCTCTCAGCGCCATGTGGGACATGTTTAGCTTCCGCCTATCACCCAGATAAATGTCTTCCTCGTCGTAATCTATAATGGTATTAGGCTCTAAGTTCCCATCAAACCTTTCGTGAAACTCAGTGTTCCACATTTCCTTGAGGTACTCGTCTTTGTCCTCCCGCCTCACTAAATTTGGCTCTGCCTTCTTCTGTGATCTCAACGGCCGCCTTTGTATACTTCCTAGTACACCTGCTGTACAACTCAAAGTAGACTTCAGATCTTCGTCTATATGATTAGAAAATCGGAGTCTTATCAGAGTCCATGCTGTGAGGAGTGCTTCATTCTGTATCTTGACCGCATGGTCAAGCAGCTGAGTGACCACCAGTGcctcttgctcttcttgatgctgTTTGAGATCTAGCATACGCTGCTGTGTTCTGTTTGCCGCCGGAATCGATCTTCGTTGGCTCGTGCAAGTGACCAAGTTCTGAAAGTCTTGAATGTCTTGTacgatttgaaaaattgtCGGCAGGTTTGACGATGCATTAACTTCCTCAGCGTCACCAGTAGCGAGTGCACGATCACTGTCAATGTGTTCAAGTGATGATatttcgtcttcttcaccacttGTATCCAGCTCACTCTCATACCGAGGCATTGGCACGAGGGTATTCATGGATGCGTGGCTATGCGTTTTCGTTGGACGACTGGATTGACACAGACTTTTGCTTCTTAGCGACAGGGCATTGGAGCGTATTCTAGGCGTCTCGACAACCGAAGTCTCTTCTGATCTTCGATCTGTCGATATATCTTGTGAGTGAAAGGATGGTTGTTTGATCTGTGTGAGTGGTGACACATTaggcttcttgagaatttgTGGTTGATGTACTTTGCCACTAGACTCCGCAGGATTATAGTCTATACGGAAGTTGTCCCATCGTTTGTTTGTTCTATGTGAATGCAGCGGAGGATTGAGTGAATGAGGGGGGCCATTGTCTATGACCATGGGAATATTTTTGCTTGGAGGAGCCATGGAACGTGAAGCATCCAAAATTTTAGTAGAGCTGTGTTTGATTTGATCGTTTCGTATTGCTTTTTGTAGTAGTTCACCTGATCCATGCGGTTTGTGAGGTAGCTGCGTCGAATGAGATCGCTGAGGCGATTTGCCAACTGTTTTGTTGAGTTGATGAACTGTCGTGGTGGAGCTTGCCCTCATTAGTGGCCTGCCACGGGCCTGATCAAACATTGACTATTTTATGGGAACTCAACTCGTTTAGAAAAAGTTGGCGTTGGCGTGCTGCGTAGTCGTATCAAGGTGACCCGGTATCAACTGCTGCGCGCACTAGACCCTTAAACACGCAAATGAAACGCAATGGTAAGAATCGAAACGCAAAAAAGTCTGTGTTTTAAAtggattttcttttctcttcgctttcttctcctgaCCCTGCTTTCCTTAAACCGCCAGAACTCGGCCATTTCAGATCTTATCTCCACGTGACTCATGAAAAGTGATTATATGCGCATCTTTCATTGGGTCCTGCAGAATCTCTTATCTATTGCCCATTCCGTTTAGTCTGGGTAAGCTCGCGCCTACTTGATTTCCTTAAAGATCAATGAGCCGTCGCTGATGCCGTGATTGGCACACTCCACCAAGAGACGCTGTCGTTTGGCAATTAATGCAGATAAATGCACGATCttggacttcttcttcgtaaGAGCTTGCATGATGTTCTCCTCTgattgtttctttttcttctccacgCCAACATCTTCGAAGATTCTCGAAAGTGCTTCTACAGTTTCATTGAGATAGTCTTGCATCCCCTCAAAGATATCACAGTAGTTGCTCTTCTCAAGATAAAATGTAAATGCGTAAGTCCACATCAATGTTCGCCTTCCACAAATGAGGCTTCGAATCGCATCAGACATGAACTGGGCATCGTTCCACGACACATTCTTTTTGCTGTTGTGAGTCTGAGATTTCATATACAAGAGCATGTAGCGATGTATATTGGCAAGAGTACGTTCGTCACCCTTCATGGAATGCTGATGAACAGAAAAGCGCTTGTAGTAATGCAAATAACGTGCAAGAGCGTTCTGCTTCTGTAACTTGCCGGAGGTGTCTTCCTTTCGTTCCTTGTAGCGGTTACAAGACCAATGGGATTGGGTATGCTGCCTCCAATCATGTAAGCAAATCCAGCAGAATTCAAATCTACAATGTTGGCAAAGCATATGGTTGCAACCACCATTCTTTTCGATCAGCGAAGAGCACTTGGGACAGTTTTGGGTGTTGGCTTCGATCCAATTAGCTGTCTCTGAGTCGTCCTGGCATCGCTTGACCCACTTCGCAGTGATGTCACAAGGACATGGAAGATGGTTTTCGAACTGACAGTCGAAGCAGAACTCGTGCGAGGCAGGACAGCGGACGACTGGCACATTAGTCAAGAGATTGGTCTTCTTGTAATCATAATCATGGGGCCTGGTGTCCTTTGAGAGCTCTACAAAGTTCTCACAATCCACAGCAGGGCACCACTTGTAGCGACTGCGTGCACCGTCGAGGGAGAGCTTTGCTGCAGCTcgaagaagcagatttCTCAGGAGCGGATCCTGAGCATCGTCGGGCCTGCTCTCATTGGCAAACTCCACGCCATCAAACTGAAGATCGTACTCATTTATCACGCTTAACTCATAATTTTTGAAGTCAGCCTCTGCGAAGGTCGAATCTTGACTCTCACTTGAGCTACTACTGCCACTCAGCTTCAATTCAATCACATCCACCTCAGTGGAGATTCCATTCTGTAGAATCTTCTCAACATCCGTATGGTACAAGGACTTGCTGCACAGGGGCTCCATGCATCTGATGAGCTCGCCTTTGCCCACATAGATGTGCAAGTATTGACTGTAGCATGGTACACAGAACTCGTGCCCACACGAGAGCAGAAACGTATCCAAGGGGCCAGACTCACAGCAAATCATACACATAAAGTCCAGGCCCTTTGTGGTGATTGGGTAGACAGCGTTAACATTCTCAGAAAGCCCACATCTCTCACGAAGGCGGTTCAGATTATCGAAAAAGTCACTCGTAAGTTCATCCACCAGCCACTTCTTGTAGTGCAACatgacaagaagctcatcaagcGAGAGTCCAGGAATGACAGTATCTGAAAGTTTTCTGGCAGGCATAACGAACCGCTCCATAATATACCAATTGACCTTCATTGATCTGTAACGACACTGACACAAATGGTTCAGCGAGGGCTTTTGCCATAACAATCTGCTTTCAACAGGCGGCGCTTCAACATCTTGCTCTATGTTTGTCGGAGAACCCTCATCGCTATCCGCTTCGAACAGTATCATCAGGttatcgtcatcttcatagTCGAAGCTGTTAACGGACTCAGCGGACGCCACGGACTCGTCGTCGTCGGAGTGGGGCATGAATAAATAAAATTGTGACTACCTTAGGGATTCTATAAGAGGAATCTGGAGTTCAACAATGTCACAAATGCAAAGGTATGAGTTGGTTTGAGGATGAGTTGATCGAGGTGTAGTTGGGTGATCTACGTTCGCAGCCTTATTGGCATGCATACGAAGGCGTTCATGGGGTCTGGGGAAGAGACGACTTCAAGAGAGATCTATGAAGGTGAGATGGGAAAATACATACACTTTGATTGATTATCGTTTACTGAGCTACTTCAGAAGAGCTTCGACGGAGTGACGAAGAAGGaacttttcttcttcaatcatGTATGCTATAGTGTCTGCTCTAGGACCCAGAGCCTGGATATCTCTATACCTGTGAAATCGCAGCTCTGCCCAGTTAACgagaatcttcttctctgatCCTGACAAGGGAGGCTCAAGTAAGTATTTAAACACTCGCCTGGCCATCTTGTTCTCGCTTGGTGCCTTGGCGAGCTTATAGTAGAAGACCTTGAAGGGCATGGTTATAAGATGCAAAAGTGCTTTCGTCTGCTTGGATGGGTTTCCAGTATCATCAATTCGGGGCAGCAATTGCCATGATTCTGGTGGCTCCTGCTCTCGACATGTagatttgctttttgtgcAGCTATCTTCTCTGCAACAACCCTCCTCCTCTTTCCCGTCGCCACAACAGGATTCGTGTTCAGGCTTGTCCTCTAAACAAGCCTCacaatcatcatcatcacaaCCTGAGCTAAGCTCATTGACCATTTCAAAGCCAATTGACTCGTACCACTCTAGCTTGGCTACGAGTCTTGCCTCGTTTGTTTTATTagccttgatcttctttaAGTAGGCGAACATTGGAACGGATAAAAGACAAGAGGTGTTTGGATTATTCTTGCAAATGAAACCATAGCGTTGTAGTAGGTATGCATTACTGAGTTCGTCTCCGTACgtgttgaaaagctcatAGTCGTGCTCCTTCGACGGAAGCTGGGTAAGCACAATATCGCAACACTTGGAGCTGTCAGAGAGTTCTTGAACCAATTCAACTTTGTTGTCATCATGTTCCTGATTATATTTTTTCTCCGACGgatcttcatcgtcatcctcgCTGAGTGAAAGTGTGGAAacctcttcgtcatcttGATCTGTATCAGCCTCGGATTGTTCCATTTGCTCGATGTCCTCCATCAGTATAGTTTGCTTCGACGACTCCTCTGCGGGTCCGTCCTCTTCCACAACGTTTTCTGCGTCATTtgtttcatcttcttcggAGTACTCTGAGTCCGATGAAAGCGGCACATCCTCCATCAAATGCTCGACTTTATCTCCATTCTGCTCGTCATCCTTTTCACCcaattcctcttcttctagATCCTCCatatcgtcatcatcatttccctcatcatcatcgtcgctCTCCTCATGATCACAGCCTACCTCACCGCATCTATCGCACAAgtcctcgtcatcatcacaCATGAAATGGACATTTTCCCTCGGTACAACCTTTCCATTCTCTCTTATCGGCAGTATATGGTTAAAGAGATCAGCTCCCGgaacaagagaaagacCGTGATACTTATCTACTGTGAATGCTCTCGATATAACTGCCTGGACGCATTTGGCGAACAGCTGTAGTTTTGGATGACTTTCATTTACCTCCTCTCCAGATCGAAGACACAACACAGGTGGCGCTTTTATCAAAGTATCATTGGTCTTTGCAAAGTTCACACACTCCAAGTAAAACTGAATGAGCTCCGTCGGGTCAAGCATGTTCAACATGTCACATTCAGAGTTGAACAAtgcctccttctcttccttggaCCACAAGCATAAAGGAAGACTCTGATCGTCATTGTCGTCAATCTCAAACGTGTCAAGGTAAGTGTGCCAGGGGGATCTCTCTCCTAAGGACTGCTCATATAAGAAGGTCAACAGTATGGCGTGCATGCCTCTGGTCAAGTCAATTGCAGGGTCCGTAGGCTCATAATCTGATAGGAGGTTAATCAAGCACGAGTTCTTCGTTGACAAGATGGAACTTTTTGGTATTCTAAGAATCAATCTATCCCCAGTAGGGTCTTCCTGTCCCCTCAATTTCCAGAATACACCGATGCCTCCAAACTTGGACTCTTTAACATCAACCAATTCAGAGTTCCAAAATGCATTCTCCTCGAGCCAGTTGAGTAGATTATCtattttctctcttcttgtgggGGCCATTCTTAGTACCAGTGAAGATGTAGTCGGCTGATCCGATGAGCATCGTGGTGTGCAGACGAGGCAGTAGGAGCTGCAAGCGACTGTGATACGAAGAATTAGGCGAACGAGTCGGAGTTTGAATTTAAAAAAAAGCATAGCGTCGTCAACTGATATTCTACtagtttttgaagactgTTAGCTCTTATATTGCATTGTGTAACAGATGTCACCTTGAGGGTCGCCCTGCCCATATTAGTTCTTAAGGTGAACGAGGTCAAGAATACCAAAATATTGGATGTGATCCAAAAATCTTTTCTAATGATTCACTATGCTATGGAATGAAATATAAGCTCCTTTGTAGCTTCATTGTCAGAGCTTTTAATTATTTCCCCTCCAGTTGTCTCCGTTTAATATacgttttcgcagccatcaaATGAAGTCTTTTTAAGCAAGATCAGAAACCATACAAAAGCTTGTCGTGTGAAATACCGATATCGATCACAAATTCTGTTGTAATAGAACTTGATATGAGAACAATTGTAGGAACTGATGAAGTTTCAGTTTTGACTATCCCAAATTGGGTAACGGGGCATCCATGTTCAAGACTGTGAATATTTCTTCAGAGTTATATCAAATATACTTTATAGCAGAGATCTAGTTATGACTTTCTTACAATTGTGGCTATTTATATTATCACTAATGCGTACTATGTATCACAGCATAGACCTTCCAAAGGTTCTTGAGGGCTTCCGCGGAGTGTTACCCGGCGCAAAAACTCTTCGCACTATATAAACCCCATCGCATCTGCCACCGTGATTTTAGAAACCACCCATCAGTAGTGGTTATACTACTCTAATATAAGTATAACTTCGTGTTTTCGGACACACTACTATAAAGACCCTAGTGTTGCTCGAACTACGCCGCATTAGCGATAGCGTGACCGGGGCTTCACGTTCAGCTAAGTGTTGGTTGACTCGTCTAACAAGCGGGCCACAATCATCACTCCGTTTCTGGTCTTTTAGAGTATCTGCATTTCTGAGGTTTTCCTAAGCTCTGGCAGATGCAGCGACCATGTCGTTGGCAGTTCCGTCAGATCAAAGCCTGGTGCTACATTTATTTTGTAAGACGCACATGGTATTTTCAAGGTGCGGCAGTAGACCTCTAAAATCGATCTCATGGCTTTTAACTCACGAACTTTTCTCGAAATATTCCACATGAACTGAAGATCCAGTAGAATATGCTTACCCTTTATATTTGTTTGGGGGGTCTATTGCTGCCAGAAGTCTTCATCGAATCAAGTCACGTGACTCTCTTCGGTAGTTCTCACATTTTTGCCCCATGTCAACCCGTTCATCCAAATTAGCATAGTCACATCTAATGGCTCATAGATTACTTGTTAacgtcatcttcactggCGCCTCTGTGTTTGGGCGTGCATTCACTGAGGCCTACAAGCAGGCAGCCAAGGCCAGTGCCACTGCCGCTGCAACCGGAGCCACCAAGGCCAAGTCGGCCGGTGGAATCCCCGTGGAAGAGGCCATGAAGATCTTGGATATCGAGAAAGACCAGCTCACTCTCGAGGAGATCGAAAAGAAATACGAGTATCTTTTCGACGTTAACTCGAAAGAAAAGGGTAACTCATTCTTCTTACAATCAAAGGTATACTATGCCACAGATACATTACGAAAAGAGCTAGAGTATTTACAAAAGATGAGGGAAGCCAAGAGCGGGGAGGAGGCGAAGAATTAGGGAACGCTAGCATGATGTTTGTCACTTATTAGCATATTGGGTCTGTAAATAAATTATATGTTATCTCAAGAACTGTGCTTGTGTAAGTATAGTGTGGATTTAGACAGTTTGAGGTTTGTGAAACTAGCGTTGATGCACCCACCACTTATATCGATGATTTTCCATCTTCATGATCTCAGGAATTTAATAGGACATTCTGGTGAGACGCAGTAATTCATATATATAACAAGTTAATATTCTGTGATGGAATGCCAGGATGAAGACTTGTATGGAGCTGTCATCGAACTTTTGTAGCCTCGCTTCACGAGATGGTCGAGGTATGCTGGTCAACAAAGGCCCTCCACGACATTTAACTTTATGAGCAGTACTGCCgcaaaattcttcaacacacCTTGATTTTCTGTAGGATGTTAATTAGGCTCAGTTGTATTTTGATTCAGTTTTATTTATGTTatttcatttttcattGTAGATCCAGATGATATCGACGCTTCAAGCTGCTAAGTTTCacaatggttgcaaagCGGTCTGAGGCACTAAAAGGCATGCGATGACATAACACAGAATTGTAAAGTTAAAATCTTGAATAGCAAAAATATCAGGTTTTAGAACGAGAACAACCCAATTTAAACTACCTCGCAGAAAAATCTCCTACCCAGATCGTATACGAATCATTTCTCGTTTAGCATCGTGTCTCGCTtctggctgcgaaacgtCAACTCAGATAGCGCCGTACCTATCACAGATATATTTCCccacttcatcatcatacagagaagaatacATTTGAGGAATTTCAGGTAAATTAGAGAAAGTCTTTATCAAGTTCACCTACAAAAACTGAGTTTATTCTAAAtcttttctccaaaataGTGTCCCTGGCGATCGTATACAGCTTGTTTTCATGCACGTGACCCTTGCAACGGTTCGCATACCACAACCGAAGGTTCTACTATCGTACTCTTAAATAGGATAACTCCCACtggctttttcttgaacattCTCTTCGCCTCATGaacaaggaaaaagaaaaggagcagcttcttcaagacgCATCCACTTTACTCATGTTCGCCAACGTGGCCCGCCAGGGTCTGGGTCTGCCAGGAGACTCTCCCACAAACGAAAACCAGTCATCTTCACCTCGAGAGAGTGGGCGACCACAAGCATCAAATGGACACACGCCCGCTGCAACCTCTGCCAAGAACTCTCCATCACAGGTGCCAACAAAGTCTCCGGATTCACACACGCTGCAACCTCTCATCCCTCGATCACCAAACCAGCCTACACGGTCGCCTCCACAGCTAAGACATGGGTCCTTGAATACGCCCTTGGGCAACGTGCTGTCACGATCCCTGCCGGGAGGTGGGATTTTGCCTCCGTCTATACCTAGTAGAGGGTATTTCACGTATCCTTACTCAGGTAGTGCTCCGTACCCTACCCTGCCTAGCCTACAACAAGCTCCATCGCAAAATCTACAACCAGCAGTGCCTGGCATAGGCCCACAGCAAACACCTCATTTTCAATCTTCAGGACTCAAGAAAGCTCAACCTGACATAAAGCAACAATCTACAGATGCCTCAAAGATTACACGGCCTCCTTCCGAGCCTAAACCGCAGTCTAATCTTCCTGCTCAAGGCAGTTTCCAAACACATCGCAGGTCGATATCTGGGGGTTATGTGGCACCTAGACAATCACCAGGACCAGCAAATATTGCACTTTCCAGAGGCATCGATGTCGATTCGGGTAAGAGAAGCACTGACAATGCGGTGATtgcagctgctgctttggcAGCTGCTGCCGACATTCCGTTTCCTTTAAAGCGCAACCAAGAAATTCAGAACCAACAATTGCGGAAAGAGGAGGACACGAAGGAAGATTCAATAATGACAGAGCCAGAGGACGATAACAAGACAGATGACGAAACTATTCCACAAAACACACCAAGAGTAGGTGATGCACCTACCTTTCTATCCACTAATACACAAGAAACTGATGCAAAAGTCCCTATTGTTGCTCAGTCTCCCAAGAAGTCTCCTCCACTTAATTTAAACACTGGCCAACTGGGCGAGCTACCGCACAAACTAGCTCCAGCTACTTTTGAGCCAACAGACTCAAAAACCGACAATGTGGCTACCGCCACGGACAGTACATCTACTTACAGACCTCctccacttcatctttaTAAGGTCGATCCAGATTCAGGAGTTATTGGGTGTATATGTGGAATAGAAGAGGACGATGGATTCACAATTCAGTGTGATATCTGCTACCGTTGGCAGCACTGCTCATGCATGGGATACAGAACAAACGAAGAAGTGCCGGAGGACGAGTATAAGTGTTACTACTGCgacgagaagaagtggaacaAGTTTAATCCAGCCACATGCAAAGAGAACACTTTGGCTCCTCTTGAGGCAGAGAAGGCAGAGTCTGCCGAGGTAAAGGCAAACGCTGGTAAAAGGAAGGCATCTGGTGGTAGTGGAGAAGACAGAAAGAAGCGGAAGACTGAAAAGGATTCCAAAGCATCCTCGTTGACATCTCTTAATGAAGTGAGACCAGGGACCAATAAGCGGAAATCGTCTACAAACTTGCCAGCGGCAGCATCGGCAGAATCACCGTCTCATCCAGGGGTTCTGGATGTCCCTTTGAAGAACAATCACCAACTTGAGGATGGGGTAACAGCGGAAAGTTATCAAAGCGTTTACTACAAACTCAAAAATTACGACTACAAGATCCCTGTGGTAAAGAGACGCTTGGAGTTATTGGGCGCTATCcttgaaagaaatcaaaatcgaTCGCTGGCGATCGAGATTGTTCCGCTTGCGCTGTATAAAACCACCAAGTTTAGCAAGGTTATCTTGCCAACTCATCAAAGATACTTGCAAGACAATAATGAGAT encodes:
- a CDS encoding E3 ubiquitin-protein ligase HEL1, which gives rise to MPHSDDDESVASAESVNSFDYEDDDNSMISFEADSDEGSPTNIEQDVEAPPVESRLLWQKPSSNHLCQCRYRSMKVNWYIMERFVMPARKLSDTVIPGLSLDELLVMLHYKKWSVDELTSDFFDNSNRLRERCGLSENVNAVYPITTKGSDFMCMICCESGPLDTFSLSCGHEFCVPCYSQYLHIYVGKGELIRCMEPSCSKSLYHTDVEKILQNGISTEVDVIELKSSGSSSSSESQDSTFAEADFKNYELSVINEYDLQFDGVEFANESRPDDAQDPLSRNSLLRAAAKLSLDGARSRYKWCPAVDCENFVELSKDTRPHDYDYKKTNLLTNVPVVRCPASHEFCFDCQFENHLPCPCDITAKWVKRCQDDSETANWIEANTQNCPKCSSSIEKNGGCNHMLCQHCRFEFCWICLHDWRQHTQSHWSCNRYKERKEDTSGKLQKQNALARYLHYYKRFSVHQHSMKGDERTLANIHRYMLLYMKSQTHNSKKNVSWNDAQFMSDAIRSLICGRRTLMWTYAFTFYLEKSNYCDIFEGMQDYLNETVEALSRIFEDVGVEKKKKQSEENIMQALTKKKSKIVHLSALIAKRQRLLVECANHGISDGSLIFKEIK
- the PAM16 gene encoding import motor complex subunit PAM16 → MAHRLLVNVIFTGASVFGRAFTEAYKQAAKASATAAATGATKAKSAGGIPVEEAMKILDIEKDQLTLEEIEKKYEYLFDVNSKEKGNSFFLQSKVYYATDTLRKELEYLQKMREAKSGEEAKN
- the SET3 gene encoding histone-binding protein yields the protein MNKEKEKEQLLQDASTLLMFANVARQGSGSPGDSPTNENQSSSPRESGRPQASNGHTPAATSAKNSPSQVPTKSPDSHTSQPLIPRSPNQPTRSPPQLRHGSLNTPLGNVSSRSSPGGGILPPSIPSRGYFTYPYSGSAPYPTSPSLQQAPSQNLQPAVPGIGPQQTPHFQSSGLKKAQPDIKQQSTDASKITRPPSEPKPQSNLPAQGSFQTHRRSISGGYVAPRQSPGPANIALSRGIDVDSGKRSTDNAVIAAAALAAAADIPFPLKRNQEIQNQQLRKEEDTKEDSIMTEPEDDNKTDDETIPQNTPRVGDAPTFLSTNTQETDAKVPIVAQSPKKSPPLNLNTGQSGELPHKLAPATFEPTDSKTDNVATATDSTSTYRPPPLHLYKVDPDSGVIGCICGIEEDDGFTIQCDICYRWQHCSCMGYRTNEEVPEDEYKCYYCDEKKWNKFNPATCKENTLAPLEAEKAESAEVKANAGKRKASGGSGEDRKKRKTEKDSKASSLTSLNEVRPGTNKRKSSTNLPAAASAESPSHPGVSDVPLKNNHQLEDGVTAESYQSVYYKLKNYDYKIPVVKRRLELLGAILERNQNRSSAIEIVPLASYKTTKFSKVILPTHQRYLQDNNEIRKNKGYNKTSVQVKSYSDNPKQKFTGINKVGLYITDRSATAGVDTTIPAGTTVIEYLGEIDFLDSYKANHANQYSLWGTVKPKVSMVNLQILNNEEPSSIVIDSRFVGTEARFIRKACPMAANCEIKPIYIPQLNAFKFIVVTSKPITLKGEAMEEELRLPWEWDPAHPIKSMLQKTPEGEYKENKKFEDFNEDEKFFLISCVDAILNFTECGCNTSSSTSQCSIFKIKKATSYLQRSTRKASGQSNASLSKTKEVLMTPNKVKEFVSWKERLVERDGKLHSSIFSLTPSEESSDIVSDDERSIERSATPNVPTVPDESSEPAARDKTGFFRQPFKKQLVIRGQSLAKQCQGIVSQQDNENGELTSKTTQGTNSIAVPIMPEILSSIRESVNEKLKPLAKITSDVRISVEPTDQRESTNGQEKENKPVRVGVVPSPQEELIETAVKTPTVVKKLSFADYKKKMK
- a CDS encoding protein-lysine N-methyltransferase — protein: MAPTRREKIDNLLNWLEENAFWNSELVDVKESKFGGIGVFWKLRGQEDPTGDRLILRIPKSSILSTKNSCLINLLSDYEPTDPAIDLTRGMHAISLTFLYEQSLGERSPWHTYLDTFEIDDNDDQSLPLCLWSKEEKEALFNSECDMLNMLDPTELIQFYLECVNFAKTNDTLIKAPPVLCLRSGEEVNESHPKLQSFAKCVQAVISRAFTVDKYHGLSLVPGADLFNHISPIRENGKVVPRENVHFMCDDDEDLCDRCGEVGCDHEESDDDDEGNDDDDMEDLEEEELGEKDDEQNGDKVEHLMEDVPLSSDSEYSEEDETNDAENVVEEDGPAEESSKQTISMEDIEQMEQSEADTDQDDEEVSTLSLSEDDDEDPSEKKYNQEHDDNKVELVQELSDSSKCCDIVLTQLPSKEHDYELFNTYGDELSNAYLLQRYGFICKNNPNTSCLLSVPMFAYLKKIKANKTNEARLVAKLEWYESIGFEMVNELSSGCDDDDCEACLEDKPEHESCCGDGKEEEGCCREDSCTKSKSTCREQEPPESWQLSPRIDDTGNPSKQTKALLHLITMPFKVFYYKLAKAPSENKMARRVFKYLLEPPLSGSEKKILVNWAESRFHRYRDIQASGPRADTIAYMIEEEKFLLRHSVEALSK